DNA sequence from the Gordonia polyisoprenivorans genome:
CATCACCGTCACCACCTTCTTCGCCATCGGCGCGTGGCAGCGGCGTTGGATCGCCGACGACGGACTCATCGTGCTGCGCACCCTGCGCAACCTGTTCGCGGGCAACGGGCCGGTGTTCAACGCCGGGGAGCGGGTGGAGGCCAACACCTCCACGGCGTGGACCTACCTGCTGTGGTTCTGGGCGTGGGTGACCGACGGCCAACTCGAGTACGTCGCCCTGTGGGTGGCGCTGGTGTTGTCGGTGTCGGCGGTACCCATCGCGATGTACGGAACCGCCCGCCTGCTGCGCCGACGCCTCGGTGGGATCACCGGCGACGGCTACACACTGCTGCTTCCGCTCGGCCCGATCATCTACATCGCGTTGCCGCCGGCACGCGACTTCGCGACCAGTGGCCTGGAGAACGGGCTCTGTATCTTCTGGGCTGCGGTGCTGTGGTGTCTGCTGATCTCCTGGTGTCGGCGCCCGTCCGGGGCCGACGCGACGCGAGCCGGTTCGGCGGCCACGCTGTTCCTCGCCTTCTGGGCCGGACTGGCGCCGCTGGTTCGGCCCGAGCTCACGGTCATCGGCGGGATCGCCCTGGTGCTGGTGTTCCTGGCGCCCCAGACGTGGAAGATGCGTGTCGGCATCGTCGTCTTCGCCGCAATCCTCCCGGTGGGCTACCAGATCTTCCGGATGGGCTACTACGCACTTTTGGTTCCCAACCCGGCCGTCGCCAAGGACGCCAGCGGTTCCAAGTGGCATCAGGGCTTCCTCTACCTGGCCAACCTCTTCGGGCCCTACACGTTGCTGTTGCCGGTCGTCCTCGCGCTCGTCGCGGGCATCCTGCTCGCTGTCGGGGTGCGCGCACGCAAGCTCAGCCCCACCCGGCCCGAGCCGGCGTCGCAGGCCCCGAGGTCGATGCGTGCCCGGTTGGCGTCGTGGTCGCGGCGTCTGCAGACGCCGGGCGCGGTGGTCACCGCGATGGTGCTCGCCGGCTTCATCGTCGGCGTGTACTGGCTGCGTCAGGGCGGCGACTTCATGCACGGCCGCGTCCTGCTGACGCCGCTGTTCGTGATGTTGTTGCCGCTCATGGTGATTCCGGTGACCATCCCGGTGCGCGGAGTCGCCGCGGCCTTCCGCCGCACGCGCCGGCCCGCCCCCGCCAACGCCGACAGCGCTCTCGCCGACGCCGACGGCGCTCTCGCCGACACCGACGGCGCTCTCGCTGACGCCGACGGCGCTCTGCGCGCCCGCCGCACACGCCTGCAACTGGTCGGCTCGACCGTCCTCGCAGCCATGTGGATCACCACCATCGCCTGGGCTGCGATCGTCCACGAGGATGTCCTGCCCAACGCCGGCATCGACATCGGCCGCAGCGGCATCGTCGACGAGCGACGCTTCTACGTCACCAACATGGGCATCGAGAACCCGGTCACCGCCAAGGATTACCTGGACTATCCGCGCATGAAGGCGATGGTCGAGGACATCGCGCAGTATCAGAAGGAGGGCGGTGTGCTGATCGCGTCCTTCGACTACGACCAGTGGTACATCGCCCGCCTGCCCGCCAACACCCCGCAGGACAAGCGCCATCTGACGGTGTTCTTCCTCAATCTCGGCATGACGAGCATGAATGCACCGCTGGATGTGCGGGTCATCGACCAGATGGGGCTGGCGTATCCGATCGCCGCGCACACCGAGCGCCTCGACGACGGC
Encoded proteins:
- the zomB gene encoding flagellar motor control protein ZomB; the encoded protein is MPEDDAPTQWLRLNLGGDGPDEERPVGANERTVDDNERPVDEDERTVNVKKRTVGEKKRTVDVGAWRRWGGREWTAVISFLIGAITVTTFFAIGAWQRRWIADDGLIVLRTLRNLFAGNGPVFNAGERVEANTSTAWTYLLWFWAWVTDGQLEYVALWVALVLSVSAVPIAMYGTARLLRRRLGGITGDGYTLLLPLGPIIYIALPPARDFATSGLENGLCIFWAAVLWCLLISWCRRPSGADATRAGSAATLFLAFWAGLAPLVRPELTVIGGIALVLVFLAPQTWKMRVGIVVFAAILPVGYQIFRMGYYALLVPNPAVAKDASGSKWHQGFLYLANLFGPYTLLLPVVLALVAGILLAVGVRARKLSPTRPEPASQAPRSMRARLASWSRRLQTPGAVVTAMVLAGFIVGVYWLRQGGDFMHGRVLLTPLFVMLLPLMVIPVTIPVRGVAAAFRRTRRPAPANADSALADADGALADTDGALADADGALRARRTRLQLVGSTVLAAMWITTIAWAAIVHEDVLPNAGIDIGRSGIVDERRFYVTNMGIENPVTAKDYLDYPRMKAMVEDIAQYQKEGGVLIASFDYDQWYIARLPANTPQDKRHLTVFFLNLGMTSMNAPLDVRVIDQMGLAYPIAAHTERLDDGRIGHDKVLPTEWVVAEAGAVPRAPILPGFLDEDVVRQAQVALTCPATRDRIASYEAPWTWQRFKSNLIQSFTFTDYRIDRNPEYEIEHCGLTMPPRIHPR